CCGCTCGTCACGGGCCTGCTCAACTTCAGCTACCATTTCTGGTTCTTCCTGTTTTACGCCATCCTGTACTGGCTCATCCTCGACACGCGCCGCCCGCTGCTGCGCATGCAGTTCCTGCTCAGCTTTGCGCTGACCTGGATCGCCCTGGGCAGTGTCATGGCCGTGCTGTTTGCCTCGGTCGGCCCCTGCTACTACGGCCACTTTCACGGCAGCGATCCGTATGCGCCGCTGATCGCCTACCTGCATGAGGCCAACGGGCACGTTCCCGTCTGGGCCTTGCAGGTGCAGGACATGCTGTGGCAAGGCTATCAAAGCAAGGGCGCGCACGGCGAACTGGGCATCTCCGCCATGCCCAGCATGCATGTGGCCACGGCCGTGCTGATGGCGATCATGGGCTGGAAAGTGAGCCGCGCCGCAGGCATCTCGCTGACCGCCTTCGCCGTGCTGATCCTGCTCGGCTCCATCCACCTGGGCTGGCACTATGCGCTCGACGGCTACGTCGGCGCGGCCGGCGCGGCGCTGGTATGGCGCCTGGTGGGACGGCTGCTGGGCCGCCAGGCCGCGGCCCCCAGCATGCACATGGCCACGGTGCCCTGCATCGGCAAGGAAGGACTGACATCATGAACGCCCACCTGCCCATGCTGCTGTGCCTGGCCGTGCTGGCCACGCTGCTCGCCGCCGCGCTATGGCACGACCTGCGCACGCGCCGCATCCCGAACCGGCTGGTGCTGTGGGGCACCCTGGCGGGACTGGTCCTCAACAGCGTCGTGCCATCGGGCGCCGGCCTGTTCGACACCGCCTTCGGCGGCCTGGGACTGCCGCAGGCGCTGGCCGGTGCCGCCGCCGGACTGGCCCTGCTGCTGCCCATGTATCTGCTGCGCGCCCTGGGCGCGGGCGACGTCAAGCTGATGGCCATGTGCGGCGCCTTCCTGGGCGCGGATGCCGTGCTCGAGGCGGTCCTGCTGACTTTCCTGTGCGGCGGCGTGCTGGCGCTGGCCGCCGCGCTGGCAGGGCGCCGCCTGCGCCTGGTGTTGCGCAATACCTGGCACATGATGCTGGGCGCGCTGCTGCACAGCCTTGCCGGCGGTGCCGCCACGATCGCCGAACCGCCACCGGCCACCGGCAAGCTGGCCTACGCCTTCGCCATCGCCAGCGGCACCGGCTTGCAAGTGTTCCTGCATTCCACCCACCTGTGGAGCCTGCGCTGAAACGCGCCACGCCACCTGTCAGCCACCCTAGGACACGACCATGGACACCATCGCCACGCTCTGCCACTCGCGCCACGCCAGCCTGCTCACCAGCATCACCATGGCCGGCCTGTGGGTATTCTTTGCCAGCGCGCACGTGGTCGGCTTCCTGCACAGCGGCGACTGGAGCTATCTGCTGTTCTGCGCCGCCGAAACCCTGGCCGCCCTGTTCTTCATCGTGCGCTCGGCACCCGTCAGCGTCTCCACCGATGCGGGCGACTGGCTGCTGGCCATCGGCGCCACCTTTTCCCCGTTCCTCCTCTCGCCTGCCGACATGGCCATCTGGCCCGGCGCGCGCTACCTGCTGGCCATCGGCAGCCTGCTGCAGATCGCCGGCCTGCTGTCGCTGAACCGCAGCTTCGGCCTGGTGGCGGCGCAGCGCGAAATCAAGACGGGCGGCGCCTACCGCGTGATACGCCATCCGCTGTATGCCAGCTACCTGATTTCCATGAGCGGCTACCTGCTGTCCAACACCTCGCCCGCCAACGCCGTCATCTATGTCGCGACGATGAGCATGATGGTGATGCGCCTGCTGCGCGAAGAGCGCTTTCTGTCCACCGACGTGCGCTATCGCGTCTACATGCGGCAGGTGAAGTACCGCCTGCTGCCCTTCATCTTCTGACATCCGGCCACCCGAGCGAGGAGTACCCATCATGCCTGACACCTATCCAGAACGCAGCGACGGCGGCGGCATCGAGCCGGCCGCCAGGCGCGCGCCACGCACGGTCGAGGAAACGGGATTGCCCTTCCTGTTCCTGGTCGAACTGCTGGTCAAGATACTCTTCCTGCGCGGCCAGATCGGCCTGCCCGCCCTGTCGACGCACGTCAAGCTGGGCGCCGGCGTGCTCGAACCGCTGCTCACTTTCATGCGCGCCGAAAAACTGTGCGAAGCGCGCCGCAACGGCGGCAGCGGCACCGATGCCGACCTGTATTACCTGCTGGGCGACCAGGGCCGCCTGCGCGCCGCCGAGTACATGCGCCGCAATGCCTACAGCGGTCCCGCCCCCGTCACCCTGGCCGACTACAGCAACCAGGTGCTGGCGCAAAGCGTGGCGGACATGCACGTCACGCGCGACGACGTGCAGCGCGAATTTCGCGACGTGGTGGCCAGTTCGGCCGTGCTCGACCAGCTGGGCGCGGCGATGAATTCCGGGCGCGCGCTGTTCTTCCACGGCCCCGCCGGCAGCGGCAAGAGCTACCTGGCCGAGCGCCTGAACGGCCTGCTCAGCGGCGCCATCGCCCTGCCCCATGCGGTGATGGTCGACGGCGAAGTGCTGCCCTTCCTCGACCCCATGCTGCACACCGTATCGCGCGGCGGTTCCGTGCCGCCCGACCCGCGCTGGGTGCGCGCCGAGCGCCCCGCCGTGCTGACGGGCGGCGAGCTGACGCTCGACATGCTGGACCTGCAATTCGACCAGGGCACCCGCTTGTACCAGGCGCCGCCGCACCTGAAGGCCAACAACGGCATCTTCATCATCGACGACCTGGGGCGCCAGCGCTGCTCGCCCGTGGAACTGATGAACCGCTGGATCGTGCCGATGGCGCGCCACATCGATTACCTGTCGCTACACACGGGCTACAAGTTCCCCGTGCCCTTCGACGTCATCGTCGTGTTCTCGTCGAACCTGGCGCCGCAGCACCTGGCCGACGACTCCTTCCTGCGCCGCATCGGCTACAAGATCCACGTGGGTCCTTTGAGCGCCTACCACTACCTGGCCGTGTTCCGCAGCACCTGCGCGCAGCTGGGCATCAATTTCGATGAAGCCTCGTACAGCTACCTGCTGCACCTGCACAGCCAGTACGGCCGGCCCCTGCTGGCCTGCTATCCGCGCGACATCCTGGCGCAGATCTGCGACCAGGCGCGCTATGAAGACCACGCCGCGCAGCTGTCGCCGGAAGGGCTGCTGTGGGCATGGAAAAACTATTTCGGCAGCGATGACGACCTTGCAAGCACACACACCGGACCGGCAGCGGTCCAGCACAAAGGGGAAGCAAAATGAGAAACGCACGCGCTCTGACGATGATGGCCATTGCGGTCATCCTGGCGTTCGCCGCGGTCATCGTGGCCGCGCGCTGGATCAATGCCCAAGCCTCGGGCAACATCAACAAGGTGGCCGTGGCCCAGGTCGACATCAGCCTGGGCGCGCGCCTCACGCCCGACATGGTGCGCATGGTGGACTGGCCATCGAACGCGCTGCCACCGGGCGCCATCAACGATCCGAAACTGCTGGACACGCGCGTCACGCGCACCAGCATCCAGCACGGCGAACCGATCATGGAAGGCAAGCTGGCGCCTCCCGGCACGCAAGGCGGCCTGTCGGCCGTCGTCGCCGAAGGCAAGCGCGCCATGACCGTGCGCGTCAACGATGTGGTGGGCGTGGCCGGCTTCGCCCTGCCCGGCAACTTCGTCGACATCCTCGTCAATACCCAGGGCGAAGGGGCGCGCAAGACACCGGACCGCGATCCGAACATTTCCAAGATCGTGCTCGAACGCATCCTCGTGCTGGCCATCGCCCAGGAATCGAGCCGCGACGACACCAAGCCCAAGGTGGTCAACGCCGTGACCCT
Above is a genomic segment from Janthinobacterium sp. 64 containing:
- a CDS encoding phosphatase PAP2 family protein encodes the protein MNTLRASLRTHRALLLIVLLYAAAAMLLAGSLPSPSDIVTVLAGFLMAILTGPIFILCGYTIHVMVMQRPHRLCHYLYHDLRRYLSKERLLHALPAMLLIPVFACSFTVFKAAIPRLHPYTWDTTLSAWDTALHGDMAPWERLQPLLGHPLVTGLLNFSYHFWFFLFYAILYWLILDTRRPLLRMQFLLSFALTWIALGSVMAVLFASVGPCYYGHFHGSDPYAPLIAYLHEANGHVPVWALQVQDMLWQGYQSKGAHGELGISAMPSMHVATAVLMAIMGWKVSRAAGISLTAFAVLILLGSIHLGWHYALDGYVGAAGAALVWRLVGRLLGRQAAAPSMHMATVPCIGKEGLTS
- the cpaB gene encoding Flp pilus assembly protein CpaB, which gives rise to MRNARALTMMAIAVILAFAAVIVAARWINAQASGNINKVAVAQVDISLGARLTPDMVRMVDWPSNALPPGAINDPKLLDTRVTRTSIQHGEPIMEGKLAPPGTQGGLSAVVAEGKRAMTVRVNDVVGVAGFALPGNFVDILVNTQGEGARKTPDRDPNISKIVLERILVLAIAQESSRDDTKPKVVNAVTLELTPEQAEKLDLARSVGTLSLVLRNQVEDKPVNTEGATKSSLLDEKVAVAAPAAMVQAKPLPRRRPAAAPAPQAGPRVDVIKGLERSSQQF
- a CDS encoding methyltransferase family protein; this encodes MDTIATLCHSRHASLLTSITMAGLWVFFASAHVVGFLHSGDWSYLLFCAAETLAALFFIVRSAPVSVSTDAGDWLLAIGATFSPFLLSPADMAIWPGARYLLAIGSLLQIAGLLSLNRSFGLVAAQREIKTGGAYRVIRHPLYASYLISMSGYLLSNTSPANAVIYVATMSMMVMRLLREERFLSTDVRYRVYMRQVKYRLLPFIF
- a CDS encoding ATP-binding protein, with product MPDTYPERSDGGGIEPAARRAPRTVEETGLPFLFLVELLVKILFLRGQIGLPALSTHVKLGAGVLEPLLTFMRAEKLCEARRNGGSGTDADLYYLLGDQGRLRAAEYMRRNAYSGPAPVTLADYSNQVLAQSVADMHVTRDDVQREFRDVVASSAVLDQLGAAMNSGRALFFHGPAGSGKSYLAERLNGLLSGAIALPHAVMVDGEVLPFLDPMLHTVSRGGSVPPDPRWVRAERPAVLTGGELTLDMLDLQFDQGTRLYQAPPHLKANNGIFIIDDLGRQRCSPVELMNRWIVPMARHIDYLSLHTGYKFPVPFDVIVVFSSNLAPQHLADDSFLRRIGYKIHVGPLSAYHYLAVFRSTCAQLGINFDEASYSYLLHLHSQYGRPLLACYPRDILAQICDQARYEDHAAQLSPEGLLWAWKNYFGSDDDLASTHTGPAAVQHKGEAK
- a CDS encoding prepilin peptidase: MNAHLPMLLCLAVLATLLAAALWHDLRTRRIPNRLVLWGTLAGLVLNSVVPSGAGLFDTAFGGLGLPQALAGAAAGLALLLPMYLLRALGAGDVKLMAMCGAFLGADAVLEAVLLTFLCGGVLALAAALAGRRLRLVLRNTWHMMLGALLHSLAGGAATIAEPPPATGKLAYAFAIASGTGLQVFLHSTHLWSLR